The following proteins come from a genomic window of Lolium rigidum isolate FL_2022 chromosome 5, APGP_CSIRO_Lrig_0.1, whole genome shotgun sequence:
- the LOC124651481 gene encoding probable phytol kinase 2, chloroplastic, with product MWTQNPLLRDAGAAVLTGGAAMAVLRFWEQVGNRALLDQKLCRKLVHISVGLVYFLMWPLFSADDAYAPFLASLAIALNIVRVTLIGLGVVKDDGVVNSMTRHGDYRELLRGPLYYACAITLTTVMFWRNSPISIAVICNLCAGDGAADIAGRRLGNIKLPYNPSKSYAGTIAMFFSGFIASILYMCYFHLFGFVEESCSMAAAFGITSLAAAIVESLPVSTRLDDNLTVPITSVLVGGLVFYYVGGGDTGNGDRSSISAVAAMVFAGSR from the exons ATGTGGACGCAGAACCCGCTTCTTCGAgacgccggcgccgccgtgctcACTGGAGGCGCCGCGATGGCGGTGCTCCGCTTCTGGGAGCAGGTCGGCAACCGCGCGCTCTTAGACCAG AAACTCTGCAGGAAGCTGGTGCACATAAGTGTTGGGCTGGTATATTTCCTTATGTGGCCTTTGTTCAG TGCAGATGATGCCTATGCTCCATTTCTGGCCTCACTTGCCATTGCACTCAACATCGTAAGGGTGACCTTGATTGGACTTGGTGTAGTAAAAGATGACGGTGTGGTTAACTCAATGACAAGACATGGAGACTATAG AGAGCTTCTTAGAGGCCCGCTGTACTACGCATGTGCTATAACACTCACTACTGTGATGTTCTGGAGGAACTCTCCCATTTCAATTGCTGTGATTTGCAATTTGTGTGCTGGGGACG GCGCGGCAGACATAGCCGGAAGGCGATTGGGCAACATTAAGCTCCCTTACAACCCTTCGAAATCTTATGCGGGAACCATCGcaatgttcttctccggcttcatCGCATCGATCCT GTACATGTGTTACTTCCATCTTTTCGGGTTCGTGGAGGAGAGCTGTTCTATGGCCGCTGCCTTTGGCATCACATCCCTTGCCGCCGCGATTGTCGAGTCACTCCCAGTCAGCACGCGCCTTGATGACAACCTGACTGTGCCGATCACCTCTGTGCTCGTCGGTGGCTTGGTTTTCTACTATGTTGGTGGTGGTGATACCGGGAACGGCGATAGAAGCAGCATCTCTGCAGTTGCTGCGATGGTCTTTGCAGGCAGTAGGTAG